Proteins co-encoded in one Brassica oleracea var. oleracea cultivar TO1000 chromosome C4, BOL, whole genome shotgun sequence genomic window:
- the LOC106340045 gene encoding uncharacterized protein DDB_G0283697-like: MIKRRFYKLEHGDKDSGSDSSCFSSDSDPESEEEEEESEQSESEDSVAEASEDDDDSVSEGEGEDDSPAAGEDADDSDGGAYRGRHEKTSMQYGLEEPPEEEEENYILGFMIKCKSVYKCRYCPNTVCLNEKTMQEHVSSKKHARSEKLMKEEKFGTDDDEDVDDPEKPSQEKQIKGNRRSQRKGKRSQKQGNLRTDDDKVDDPKTPSQEKQVKGNRKSRRQGMMVSQKQEKGSSTTNGVKATDKTLKSRKKMRQTKD, encoded by the exons ATGATAAAGAGACGATTTTACAAGCTAGAGCATGGTGACAAAGACAGTGGATCCGACTCCTCTTGCTTCTCTTCTGATTCCGATCCTGAGTCTGAAGAAGAAGAAGAAGAATCAGAGCAATCCGAATCCGAAGACTCCGTTGCAGAAGCTTCCGAAGACGATGATGATTCCGTCTCAGAGGGTGAAGGAGAAGATGACTCCCCAG CTGCTGGTGAGGATGCTGATGACTCTGATGGTGGTGCCTATCGAGGGAGACATGAGAAGACATCGATGCAATACGGTTTAGAAGAACCACCGGAAGAGGAGGAAGAGAACTATATTCTAGGTTTTATGATTAAATGCAAATCTGTTTATAAATGCAGATATTGTCCAAACACTGTTTGTTTGAATGAGAAAACTATGCAAGAACATGTTTCCTCCAAG AAGCATGCTCGTTCTGAGAAACTAATGAAAGAAGAGAAGTTCGGAACTGATGATGATGAAGATGTTGATGATCCTGAGAAGCCATCTCAG GAGAAGCAGATAAAAGGGAACAGGAGATCACAAAGAAAGGGTAAGAGATCACAAAAGCAAGGAAACCTCAGAACAGATGATGACAAAGTTGATGATCCTAAAACGCCATCTCAG GAGAAGCAGGTTAAAGGAAACAGAAAATCAAGAAGACAAGGTATGATGGTGTCACAAAAACAGGAAAAG GGTTCATCGACCACAAACGGAGTGAAGGCAACTGATAAGACGCTAAAATCTAGAAAGAAAATGCGTCAAACTAAGGACTGA